One Myxococcota bacterium genomic window, GCCGATCCGGATGCGTCGCCGGCGCTGCTCGCCCACACGGGCTTCTCGCGCATCCCGCGCCGACACGACACGCCCCACTTCTCCGAGAACGACGATGCCGAGTTCCGTTTCGAGGGAAACAGCGCGGTCTCCGACGAACCCTTCTTCACAAGACTCGGCATTCGGACCGTCGAACCCGGCACGGTCGAGATGCCGGTCGTCCCCTATGTCCGCAACAGCGTCGGCGCGGTGCAGGGGGGTGCGTCGATCGCGATGGTGGATGCCGCTGCCGAGTCGATCGCCGCGGATCGCATGGAAGCCGACGTCGTCACCACCGATCTGCAGATTCACTACCTCGCCACCGGCCGCGATGGTCCGATGCGCAGCCGGACCGAGTGGCTCGGCGGAAACGCAACCGATGCGCGACTCCGCGTCGAACTCCTCGATGTGGGTCGAGAAGACCGTCTCGTCTCGGTGTCGAACGTGCGGCTGGGTCGCCTGGCGGGCTGAAGCCCGTTCGCCGTTTTTGGCGGCGATCGGCACGCGGGAGTTGTACGCGAGTTCGCGGTCTGGGAGACTGCGCGCGTCCGGAGAGTTGTCCTGAGTCGAATCTACGATGCGCTGAACCGGGCCGAAGAAAAACGCGGCCAGAAGCAGCAAGAAACCCCTCGCGAGAGCCCCGCCCCGCCCGTCGCACAGAGCGATCGGTTTCGGGTGGTTTCGCTGGTGAGCCCGAAAGGCGGCGTCGGCAAGAGCACCCTCGCCGCGAACCTCGCGGTCTATCTCCGCGCCGCAGAGCGCGAGCTGCCGATCCTGACCTTCTCCCTCGACGACGATCCCTTCCTGGAGGAGATGCTCGCCGAGGAGCCCGCGTCCACCGAAGCCGACGACGTCGGAGCGGCCCTCGCCGCCGAGTCCTTCGCGAAGGCCGTTCGTCCGGGGCGTTTCGGGGTGCACTT contains:
- a CDS encoding PaaI family thioesterase; the protein is MSETYPPKHHLLRDLDLRFVRSDATFRVFAAGDAALHNRAGSLSASALGTVVDILGGNLSLRTVAPDWCLTSSLGVHLLRPLTGDYQVEGVALRAGKTSVVAEIRANESADPDASPALLAHTGFSRIPRRHDTPHFSENDDAEFRFEGNSAVSDEPFFTRLGIRTVEPGTVEMPVVPYVRNSVGAVQGGASIAMVDAAAESIAADRMEADVVTTDLQIHYLATGRDGPMRSRTEWLGGNATDARLRVELLDVGREDRLVSVSNVRLGRLAG